Proteins found in one Streptomyces sp. CB09001 genomic segment:
- the ftsW gene encoding putative lipid II flippase FtsW translates to MPGSPQSRTGRPPVQRTVKRPATPGPGHENGVLGLYHRLRRAWDRPLTAYYLIFGGSLLITVLGLVMVYSASQITALQLSLPGSYFFRKQALAALIGAGLLVAAMRMPVKLHRALAYPILAGAVFLMILVQVPGIGVAVNGNQNWISLGGSFQIQPSEFGKLALVLWGADLLARKHDKKLLTQWKHMLVPLVPAAFMLLGLIMIGGDMGTAIILTAILFGLLWLAGAPTRLFAGVLSIALLLGFILIKTSANRMARLNCLGATDPGPGDSCWQAVHGIYALASGGLFGSGLGASVEKWGQLPEAHTDFIFAVTGEELGLAGTLSVLALFAALGYAGIRVAGRTEDPFVRYAAGGVTTWITAQAVINIGAVLGLLPIAGVPLPLFSYGGSALLPTMFAIGLLIAFARDEPGARAALALRQPRFGRKRGARGPAAKRSPGSWNTMRRRASAARSSGER, encoded by the coding sequence CAAGCGACCGGCCACACCGGGACCGGGACACGAGAACGGCGTGCTCGGCCTCTACCACCGGCTGCGCCGCGCCTGGGACCGGCCGCTGACCGCGTACTACCTGATTTTCGGCGGCAGCCTGCTGATCACCGTGCTCGGCCTCGTGATGGTCTACTCGGCGTCCCAGATCACCGCGCTCCAGCTGTCGCTGCCCGGCTCGTACTTCTTCCGCAAGCAGGCCCTCGCGGCGCTCATCGGAGCGGGTCTCCTGGTCGCCGCGATGAGGATGCCGGTCAAACTGCACCGGGCGCTGGCCTATCCGATCCTCGCCGGTGCCGTCTTCCTGATGATCCTGGTCCAGGTGCCGGGGATAGGAGTCGCGGTCAACGGCAACCAGAACTGGATCTCGCTGGGCGGCTCCTTCCAGATCCAGCCCAGCGAGTTCGGCAAGCTGGCCCTGGTGCTCTGGGGCGCGGACCTGCTCGCCCGCAAGCACGACAAGAAGCTGCTGACCCAGTGGAAGCACATGCTGGTGCCGCTGGTGCCCGCCGCGTTCATGCTGCTCGGGCTGATCATGATCGGCGGGGACATGGGCACCGCGATCATCCTCACGGCGATCCTGTTCGGCCTGCTGTGGCTGGCCGGCGCGCCCACCCGGCTGTTCGCGGGCGTGCTCTCGATCGCCCTGCTGCTCGGCTTCATCCTCATCAAGACCAGCGCGAACCGGATGGCCCGGCTCAACTGCCTCGGTGCCACCGACCCGGGCCCCGGCGACTCCTGCTGGCAGGCCGTGCACGGCATCTACGCCCTCGCCTCCGGCGGGCTGTTCGGCTCCGGGCTCGGTGCCAGTGTGGAGAAATGGGGTCAACTCCCCGAAGCGCACACCGACTTCATCTTCGCCGTCACCGGTGAGGAACTGGGCCTGGCGGGGACGCTGTCGGTGCTCGCCCTGTTCGCGGCTCTAGGCTATGCGGGTATCCGCGTGGCCGGACGCACGGAGGACCCCTTCGTGAGGTATGCCGCGGGAGGCGTGACCACCTGGATCACGGCCCAGGCCGTGATCAACATCGGTGCGGTCCTCGGGCTGCTCCCGATCGCCGGTGTCCCGCTCCCGCTGTTCTCCTACGGGGGTTCCGCCCTGTTGCCGACCATGTTCGCCATCGGTCTGCTGATCGCCTTCGCGCGTGACGAACCCGGTGCGCGGGCGGCGCTTGCGTTGCGGCAACCTCGCTTTGGTAGAAAGCGGGGAGCCAGGGGACCCGCGGCCAAGCGGAGCCCTGGGAGTTGGAACACGATGCGACGGCGCGCCTCGGCGGCGCGCTCGTCCGGAGAGCGGTGA
- the murG gene encoding undecaprenyldiphospho-muramoylpentapeptide beta-N-acetylglucosaminyltransferase, with protein MHVVLAGGGTAGHIEPALALADALRRQDPTVGITALGTERGLETRLVPERGYELALIPAVPLPRKPTPELITVPGRLRGTIKAAEQILERTKADAVAGFGGYVALPAYLAAKRLGVPIVVHEANARPGLANKIGSRYAAQVAVSTPDSKLRNSRYIGIPLRRSIATLDRAAARPEARAMFGLDPNLPTLLVTGGSQGARRLNEVIQQVAPWLQQAGIQILHAVGPKNELPQVHQMPGMPPYIPVSYLDRMDLAYAAADMMLCRAGAMTVAELSAVGLPAAYVPLPIGNGEQRLNAQPVVKAGGGLLVDDADLTPEWLQQNVLPVLADPHRLYEMSRAAAEFGRRDADDLLVGMVYEAIAARARR; from the coding sequence GTGCATGTCGTACTCGCCGGCGGAGGAACCGCGGGCCACATCGAGCCCGCGCTCGCCCTCGCGGACGCCCTGCGCAGGCAGGATCCGACCGTGGGGATCACGGCCCTGGGCACGGAACGCGGCCTGGAGACCCGCCTGGTGCCCGAGCGGGGTTACGAGCTGGCGCTGATCCCGGCCGTGCCGCTGCCGCGCAAGCCCACCCCCGAGCTGATCACCGTCCCGGGCCGGCTGCGCGGCACCATCAAGGCCGCCGAGCAGATCCTGGAGCGCACCAAGGCGGACGCCGTGGCCGGCTTCGGCGGCTACGTGGCGCTGCCCGCCTACCTCGCGGCCAAGCGGCTCGGCGTGCCGATCGTCGTCCACGAGGCCAACGCCCGCCCCGGCCTGGCCAACAAGATCGGCTCGCGCTACGCCGCCCAGGTCGCCGTCTCCACTCCCGACAGCAAGCTGCGCAACTCCCGCTACATCGGCATCCCGCTGCGCCGCTCCATCGCCACCCTCGACCGGGCCGCCGCGCGTCCCGAGGCCCGCGCGATGTTCGGGCTCGACCCCAACCTGCCGACGCTGCTGGTCACCGGCGGCTCGCAGGGCGCCCGCCGGCTCAACGAGGTCATCCAGCAGGTCGCGCCCTGGCTCCAGCAGGCCGGGATCCAGATCCTGCACGCGGTCGGACCCAAGAACGAACTGCCGCAGGTCCACCAGATGCCGGGAATGCCCCCGTACATCCCGGTAAGTTATCTGGACCGGATGGACCTCGCGTACGCCGCCGCCGACATGATGCTCTGCCGCGCGGGCGCGATGACCGTCGCCGAACTCTCCGCCGTCGGGCTCCCGGCCGCCTACGTCCCGCTGCCCATCGGCAACGGCGAACAGCGGCTCAACGCCCAGCCGGTGGTCAAGGCCGGCGGCGGACTGCTGGTCGACGACGCGGACCTCACGCCCGAGTGGCTCCAGCAGAACGTCCTGCCCGTGCTCGCCGACCCGCACCGGCTGTACGAGATGTCCCGCGCCGCCGCCGAGTTCGGCCGCCGGGACGCCGACGACCTCCTCGTCGGCATGGTGTACGAGGCGATCGCCGCCCGTGCGCGCCGCTAG
- the ftsQ gene encoding cell division protein FtsQ, producing MAGPTTAERGARQQESSGPPPARRFRPPRLRTIIILAVALVLVAGGTVWVLYGSNWTRLERVSVSGTNVLTPAQVREAADVPVGDPLISVDTEAVEARLRRKLPRIDEVGVERSWPHGIGLKVTERTPVLIVQKGRNFVEVDDEGVRFATVSKPPKGVPTLELEPARSGSAAASLRRFDDDRLVREAVRVAGRLPGKVARDTRLVKVRSYDDISLELSGERTVSWGSGEQGVQKARALTALMKATPGARHFDVSVPTAPASSGS from the coding sequence GTGGCCGGACCGACCACCGCCGAGCGCGGTGCACGCCAGCAGGAGTCGTCCGGCCCGCCCCCGGCACGCCGGTTCCGCCCGCCCCGCCTTCGTACGATCATCATCCTCGCCGTGGCGCTCGTGCTCGTCGCGGGCGGCACCGTCTGGGTGCTCTACGGCTCGAACTGGACGCGCCTGGAGCGGGTGTCGGTCTCGGGGACGAACGTCCTGACGCCCGCGCAGGTGCGCGAGGCCGCCGACGTGCCGGTCGGGGACCCGCTGATCTCGGTCGACACGGAGGCGGTCGAGGCCCGACTGCGCCGGAAACTGCCCCGCATTGACGAGGTCGGCGTGGAGCGTTCCTGGCCGCACGGAATCGGACTGAAAGTGACGGAGCGTACTCCGGTCCTGATTGTGCAAAAGGGCCGAAACTTCGTGGAAGTGGACGATGAAGGCGTCCGTTTCGCCACGGTTTCCAAGCCCCCGAAAGGCGTGCCCACGCTGGAATTGGAACCGGCCCGTTCCGGCTCGGCCGCGGCGAGCCTGCGCCGCTTCGACGACGACCGCCTGGTGCGCGAGGCGGTCCGGGTGGCCGGCCGGCTCCCCGGCAAGGTCGCCCGGGACACACGGCTCGTCAAGGTCCGTTCCTACGACGACATCTCGCTGGAGTTGAGCGGAGAGCGGACCGTGTCGTGGGGGAGCGGTGAGCAGGGTGTGCAGAAAGCCCGCGCACTCACCGCGCTCATGAAAGCGACGCCCGGCGCGCGGCACTTCGACGTGAGTGTCCCCACCGCCCCGGCGTCATCCGGGAGTTGA
- the ftsZ gene encoding cell division protein FtsZ: MAAPQNYLAVIKVIGVGGGGVNAINRMIEVGLKGVEFIAINTDAQALLMSDADVKLDVGRELTRGLGAGANPAVGRKAAEDHREEIEEVLKGADMVFVTAGEGGGTGTGGAPVVANIARSLGALTIGVVTRPFTFEGRRRANQAEDGIAELREEVDTLIVIPNDRLLSISDRQVSVLDAFKSADQVLLSGVQGITDLITTPGLINLDFADVKSVMSEAGSALMGIGSARGDDRAVAAAEMAISSPLLEASIDGARGVLLSISGGSDLGLFEINEAAQLVSEAAHPEANIIFGAVIDDALGDEVRVTVIAAGFDGGQPPSKRDNVLGSSSAKREEPTPARPSESRPSFGSLGSVKPKEEPEQAPAPEPVADLPVSPPPVPPSRTYSDSAAEELDVPDFLK, from the coding sequence GTGGCAGCACCGCAGAACTACCTCGCAGTCATCAAAGTCATCGGTGTCGGCGGCGGTGGTGTCAATGCCATCAACCGGATGATCGAGGTCGGTCTCAAGGGCGTCGAGTTCATCGCCATCAACACCGACGCACAGGCGCTGTTGATGAGCGACGCCGACGTCAAGCTCGACGTCGGCCGCGAACTCACCCGCGGACTCGGCGCCGGAGCCAACCCGGCCGTCGGCCGCAAGGCCGCCGAGGACCACCGCGAGGAGATCGAGGAGGTCCTCAAGGGGGCCGACATGGTCTTCGTGACAGCCGGTGAAGGCGGCGGCACCGGCACCGGCGGCGCGCCCGTCGTGGCCAACATCGCCCGCTCGCTGGGCGCCCTCACCATCGGCGTGGTCACCCGCCCGTTCACCTTCGAGGGACGGCGCCGGGCCAACCAGGCCGAGGACGGCATCGCGGAACTCCGTGAAGAGGTCGACACCCTCATCGTCATCCCCAACGACCGGCTGCTGTCCATCTCGGACCGCCAGGTCAGCGTGCTCGACGCGTTCAAGTCCGCCGACCAGGTGCTGCTGTCCGGTGTGCAGGGCATCACCGACCTCATCACCACCCCCGGCCTGATCAACCTGGACTTCGCCGACGTGAAGTCGGTCATGTCCGAGGCGGGTTCGGCCCTCATGGGCATCGGCTCGGCCCGCGGCGACGACCGTGCGGTGGCCGCCGCAGAGATGGCGATCTCCTCGCCGCTGCTCGAGGCGTCCATCGACGGCGCCCGCGGCGTGCTGCTCTCCATCTCCGGCGGCTCGGACCTCGGCCTGTTCGAGATCAACGAGGCCGCCCAGCTGGTCAGCGAGGCCGCCCACCCCGAGGCCAACATCATCTTCGGCGCGGTCATCGACGACGCCCTCGGCGACGAGGTGCGGGTCACCGTGATCGCGGCCGGCTTCGACGGGGGGCAGCCGCCGTCCAAGCGGGACAACGTCCTCGGGTCCTCCTCGGCCAAGCGCGAGGAGCCCACCCCGGCCCGGCCGTCCGAGAGCCGCCCGTCCTTCGGCTCGCTCGGCAGCGTCAAGCCGAAGGAGGAGCCGGAGCAGGCGCCCGCGCCGGAGCCGGTCGCCGACCTGCCGGTCTCCCCGCCGCCGGTTCCGCCGTCGCGGACCTACTCGGACAGCGCGGCCGAGGAACTGGACGTGCCGGACTTCCTGAAGTGA